TATCCCGGGCCTGGATGCCGATCGGTTGGGCCGTCAGCGTGTACTGGCTGGTGGTCGGGCGATTGATGACCAACTGGTACAGGTTGTTCGGCGAGTTGCTGGTCGTCAGGCCCAGTTGTGCCGCGGTGGTGGCGTACTGGTTGTTCTGCGAGAAGAAGCGTTCCTGGCGAGCGGCGGCTTCGTTGAGCATTGTCATGGCTTCGGATCGGTTGGAGCGCATGACGTAGCTCTGGTAGCTCGGGTAGCTGATGGCCGCGAGAATGCCGAGGATCAGTACGACGATCATCATCTCGACGAGTGTGAAACCTTTGCTTTTATTCATGGGCGTTCGTCGACCTGGTCTGTTTCTGAATCGGTGGTTGCTGGAGCATGCCGATGCTGGTGATGGTGGGTGGCGCCCCGGATTCCGCCAGGAAGCTGATGACGGAGCCTTCCCGGAGCTGGTAGATCGCCGGCATCGAATTGACCTGCACCCGGTTCGGAAGCACGTAGTCCGTGTCGTTCACGCGGATACGCGACTCCTTCAGATCGATCATCGTGACGGGGCCGTTGTTCTCGATGGTTTCCGCCATCGCCCCCTGGGTGACGCTGCCAAGCAGCGCCGCCAGGGCGAATGTCATTGTGATTCTGCTCATTCTTCACCTACCCGGCGCCAGTTCTGCCGCCCCTTGGCCTGTTGTCCGTAGTCCAGACGGATACGGGTGATGCCTGTTTCGGTGTTGAAGTAGGCATCGTTGCCGATCACCGCCGGAGAGCCGAAGCCCGGAATGCGGACACCCGATACCACGCCGCTGTTGTAGCGGTCGTTGGCAGTTACGTAGTTGTTGCCACTGAGGTCGAGCACGTCGAACTTGGTGGCGCCCCCAGTGTACGCGTCCAGTGCCAGGAACCAGCGGTCGATGCCTGCCTGGCAGGGGTCGTTGCTGGGCACGATGGTGGTGGCGAGCAGCACGCTGGCGCGGCTGGTCGGATCGGTCACGACCATTTCACCCTGGCGCGTGTTGCCGTTGGTCAGGTCC
The Pseudomonas triclosanedens DNA segment above includes these coding regions:
- a CDS encoding type IV pilin protein, encoding MNKSKGFTLVEMMIVVLILGILAAISYPSYQSYVMRSNRSEAMTMLNEAAARQERFFSQNNQYATTAAQLGLTTSNSPNNLYQLVINRPTTSQYTLTAQPIGIQARDTQCGSLTLDQAGTRGAAGGTVAATVMNCWK
- a CDS encoding PilY2 family type 4a fimbrial biogenesis protein, whose translation is MSRITMTFALAALLGSVTQGAMAETIENNGPVTMIDLKESRIRVNDTDYVLPNRVQVNSMPAIYQLREGSVISFLAESGAPPTITSIGMLQQPPIQKQTRSTNAHE